One stretch of Manis pentadactyla isolate mManPen7 chromosome 10, mManPen7.hap1, whole genome shotgun sequence DNA includes these proteins:
- the LOC130685094 gene encoding olfactory receptor 6C2-like, which produces MRNHTSQTSFILLGLTDDPQLQILIFIFLLITYMLSVTGNLSIIILTLVDSHLKTAMYFFLQNFSLLEISFTSACIPRFLYSISTGDRTVTYNACVSQLFFTYVFGITEFFLLATISFDRYVAICKPLPYMTIMNYRVCKRLVFCCWVTTLLIILPPLSLGLDLEFCASNAIDHFLCDANPILKISCSDTWFIEQMVIICSVMIFIVTLVCVVLSYMYIIRTILRFPSAQQRTRAFSTCSSHMIVVSITYGSCIFVYIKPSAKDEMAINKGVTILTTSISPMLNPFIYSLRNKQVKQAFNDLVKRFILLSKN; this is translated from the coding sequence atgagaaaccacacatctcAAACCAGTTTCATCCTtctgggattgacagatgaccctcagctacagattctgatttttatatttctactgatcacctacatgttgagtgtaactggaaacctgagcatcatcatcctcacattagtggattctcaccttaaaactgcaatgtacttttttctccaaaatttttctttgttagaaatctcattcacttctgcatgcattcctagattcttgtacagTATATCAACAGGTGACAGGACTGTTACATATAATGCTTGTGTATCCCAACtattttttacatatgtttttggaataacggaattttttctcctggctaCCATTTCCTTTGATCGAtatgtagccatctgcaaacccctgccttacatgactattatgaactacagGGTCTGCAAACGGCTTGTCTTCTGCTGTTGGGTGACTACTCTACTGATCATATTGCCACCACTTAGCTTGGGACTGGACctggaattctgtgcctctaatgccattgaccactttCTCTGTGATGCTAACCCAATATtgaagatctcatgctcagatacatggttcaTAGAGCAGATGGTTATTATCTGCTCTGTGATGATTTTTATTGTGACTctggtgtgtgtggttctgtcctacatgtacatcatcagaacaattctaagattcccctctgcccagcagaggacaagagccttttctacctgttcttcccacatgatcgtggtttccatcacctatggcagctgcatctttgtttatattaagccttcagcaaaagatgaaatggccattaataagggagtaactatactcactacttccatttcccccatgttaaacccattcatttactctctgaggaacaaacaagtgaaacaagcctttaatgacttagtcaaaagatttaTATTGCTGTCAAAGAATTAG